The genomic stretch GATAAATGGGTTTTTGGGAGTTTAATTCTTCTTCTCTGAATCCCCAACTCCAAGAGCACACACCTTCAGCCTAATAAAAAATATGAGAagataaatcatggtaactgaATTGAACACACAGAGACTAGATTTTTGCTCAATGTGCACAAGATAGTTGATGTGGTTACCTTTAGAGAAGTTGAGGGTGAAAGTAGGCTGATCAGCACCAAGATAGTTGATGTGGAAGATGAGTTCTTCAGGCAAGTCCTCCTTGCTCCTCCAGATAACCCAACCAATTCCGGCATACACAAGCCCATACTTGTGACCACTAACGTTAATACTCTTCACCAGCGGCAGCCTGAAGTCCCATACCAGATCTGGGTAAATGAATGGGGCAATGAACCCACCGCTCGCCGCATCCACATGAATCGGAGTATCCCACCTATCAGTAACGAATTAAATAGTTAATTACCGCTTAAATACTTATAAAATTCCGTGTTTTATCAGGAATTTAGTATATTTACCCGGTTGCCTTGTTCTTTTCGACCAAGAGATCGTTCAAGTGCTTAACATCTTCGAATTCTCCATTGAGAGTGGATCCTAAAATGGCAGCAACGCAAATGGTGTTTTCATCCACCATTTCTACGGCTTTCTCAGGGTCCATAACGTAGTACCCATCTCTCAACTTCACCTCTTTCAGCTCCACCTCAAAATACCTTGCAAATTTCTCCCAACATACCTACGTACATACAGATGCATTCCGtctcaattaaaactttaagttaataattaattttcatatttagtatGGATATATATCATATGTCCAAATCAAATCCTCTAAACAGAttgcacatttattatttataaatattagatgTCTGAATCGAATGTTGTGAACGGATCATAAAAGTCTAGTATAGTGCATGCATGTACCTGAACGTTGGAACCAGTAACGATGTTTGGTTTGTCGGTGGGTTTACCCGCGGTTTTCATCTTGTTCTGCCATTTTCTCTTGAACGCTAATCCGGCGAGCATGATGGCCTCCGATGACCCGACCGTCCCCACTCCCACGGCGGCCTCTCCCTCGCTCAGCGGCGCGTTGAAGATGTGCGCAATCATGTTCACACATCGATTCTACACAACACCCACAACCATTAGCCAACTTCAGCTTCATAAAACATAATACAACCGATAAAACAGTCTTGCACCCAATCCCATAGTTGGACAAATAGTCTATACTAATTTCAAATGTTTTATAAAAGTATACATTGTGCTTTGTTGGTTATACTCTTGCATATACTAATAGTAAAGTACAAAGTTCAATTTTGCAAAACACAATATTATCAAGTATAAAATTTCCTCTATTTTCTACATCAAAACTTTTttgacaattaattttttattaattagttgCTTGACTttgtttagttgttttttttttttttttttttatgctttcTGTGTTTTGAGTAAATATTAGGAGATAAAATGGGGATGAAAAATAGAAATTCACTGTTTTCAGTAACTCGATCACACACAGTAAATCAATGAAACAGAAAACCTAACGAGCATCAAATCGTCAtttcaaaaatagaaatttactgTTTTCAGTAAATCGATCACAGTAAATCAATGAAACAGAAAACCTAACGAGCATAAAATTAAATCGTGATTTCTCTTACCTGGAGCTCAGTGGTGACGGGATACTCGTCCATGTCGACGTAGTTTTTGTTAATGGAGGCCATGATGAGCCTATCGCACTCCGGCTCCATCCACGTCGTCACGAAGGATGCCAGATTCAGCCTCGGATTCCCGTCCAACATCAGCTCATCGTTTATGATCTGGTACGCCGCCTCCTTCGGGATCGACATCTGCGGCATCTGAAATCTGCAGATTCCGGCAACATTCCGGCATCAacaattttcaaaaagaaaacagaagaaaaggaaaattaaagCACGACCAAAAGCTTACCGGGGAAGCGACGTCCTGACATATCGGGAGGCGAAAGTGGAGTGGACGGAGGCATCGGTCGCGGCGGCAGTCCTTGACAGAACCATTGTAACGTACGCACGGCGGATGATCGACGGAGAACGGCGGTGGCGAGGCTGGAGAGAATTGAAGTGAACAGATCACTGAGGTGAATGCAAGTGGACACAATTTATAAGCTGTTAGTCTGTTACAGAGATTGGGAGAGAGGGCAGGGCACATCTGTAGGAATAACGTggtgttaatttatttttattttttattaattaattaatccaatattatttaatttataactaaTTAATGAAGCAAGTTATATGTTGTAATAATTGACATTTCCCAAAAGCAATCCTTGATGAGGTGTTATTCtttagaaaattattttatgaagaGTGTAGAGAAAACTAAATGGTTGAAGTATAATAACCATCTTGGTTGACGTGAGTACTCGTGCACTTTTGTCGCTTAAGAGAGGTCGAGAGTTCACAATCTCTTTCGTATGAAAACtaaacgcctttctctgctgctcaacttcggcttccactgtcggcctccggccggagctctaatggagctttgagtcggcggttttggtcaccttctatgtttgctctcgctcttcttccgccccgaccaccgtcgcagctccgtccgcctccgaccaccgccacagatcttcttcttccgttttctctcccttttaataaaataatagtaggtaggtattggggtttgtgttggtagtcttgaactcccaaccctactttgactttacccacattttattttctctattattgtgttttcctctcattagtttcacgagcatttttcctctcgttactttcacgagcttttcattttcattagcataaatcatttaacttggtttcgacaagtgttgatcttatcctgggcgagcaaaaaagaatgatgacgaaaacccagatctttgatgaagctttaaggtccctgaaggaacatagcttcatagtaatgaaacagtctgcgattcaagttttctatagcatagttagaaaagttgtttttatgtctgactgtaaggaatggtttaccatttcattgatcattgatgtaaacattttatgttatgaattaatgaaataactacgtttaccttaaaaaaaaaaaaagagattagtCTGAATATAATAGACTTACACATTATTAAGAGTCGGAATTTCTCTCGgcattgggaaaaaaaaaagattcataatttctttaaataattaatttcttagtGTACACGTGTTGTGAAAGAGTATTTTCTTGGTTATTAATTTAGCATCCCGCGTGAAGAAAGGTTGAGCTTCATTTTATAATGAGTGAACATTCTTAGGGATAAAGTTTTAAATGCATTTTTATATCATAATTTTCTAAATGATTTAGGATTGTTTTTGTAGTTAAAAGAAAGTTGTTGAAACCATTTTATAAAAGGAAATTCGTTTTGACAATTCCTAAGAATGCAATTATATTTGTGGTAAAATTTCTCATCCAATGATTTTTGGTCTGATAGAATGGTGGAGGGATATATCACAATGACTCAATTTTTTAGGAAGAACATAGAATCCACCATATTAAGTGTAACTATCTCCCCTATACTACAATTACCAGCTCTATTTTGCCTTCTTGCTCACAATTTACCATATGGgttatttgtataaataaaatgtagCTATCTTAAAATTCATGAGCGAGTGTAAAACAACgaaacattattaaaaaaaaaaaaaaaatcaaacagaAGCAATCAACGGAACTGCGAAAACCAATTAAATAATGCGAATCTCACCAGCCGTAAGTGCCATAATTGCCGGCAGTTGACGCCGGACACAGTAACGTGGGAATGGACAATAGACTATTATTCCAACCTCAAAAAATACTTCATCAATGGGTTACTATTTTCTGCAAAATATCTTGAGTCCTTGACATTATTTTGGTTCAGGCCCACtaaaaaattgcaaaaatgGGGAATGAATAAACGGACAAAAATTAAGCAATAGAGAATACCTTATAAAGAATTacgagtatttaaaaaaaatattaaaaattaagcatttaagagaaaaaattttatacaatataaaagaaaattcaGAAGTGAGATTGTCATTAATCTCAGCTTCCCCATCTAGACATTTGAACTACTAGAATTATAAGGTTACTTAGAAAACTCTGTTATTGGACCAAAGTTAGAACATTAATATACTAACAAGTGCCATTGGACCAAACTTGGGCATGTCCCATTTGGAGAGTCATAATTTTGACTTTTGTAGTATTAAAATTCCAAGATTTGGAAGTTGGAAATGGTCCATTTCATACTTAGAGGGGAAACATTCAaaacttttcttcttttaaaattCGCAATCATTGACTATCGTTCTAACAACTTTTGTTATTGAAAAGATTATTTACTTTCCTATATAATATATTCTGTATCACTATATGTGTTTTGAATAGGTAGGTTGAAGATTCAAAATACTAGAATGCAAGACCCAATGCAATATTATTGTTGGTTTTTCTAGAATGTTCTAGTTACCATATGATCTTCAAAATAATAGAGGGTTTAGGAGGTAGGACCCAAAAGTCTGACGAAGGCAAAAGACAAGAAGTCACCAATGAGGAATAATGTTCAGAAGAAATTGTAAAGGGTTCAAATGATTCCTGCAGAGTGAGaatgaaattttatttctacTGTGAACTGGTCGAatatacagaattcatgttcataatgtataaaatttatgttcatataatacacatacacataaacataatataataaacattaattttgtattttatgttaAAGTGTTTATGTATCTTTAACTATATAATTCTATGCATTTTGGacataaattatatactttatatgaAGTCAAAAACTGTAAATTAGATCAGATTCCCTGCCCTGTAAATCCTAGTACATTAGATCAAATTCACAATGCACTGTGAATCCTAATACACAATATAGAATGTCATATTGGATCAAGTATCTTTTTGGGCGTATCCCAAACGCCTTATATACCATTTCTCATGAAAAGTTAATGATATAGTTTCACAAGATTAGCATGCACAACAAGAGTTCAAAACTTTTGATTCAGTTCATATCTAAACTCATCTCTTTGTTATACGAATGAAGGATGGATGGGATCAAATactattaagaaagaaaaaacaggGCTCTTGGATGGCGCTTCATCCAGTGGCTTTCTGGAGCAAAGCTTCTCTGCCAGCTAAGGTTTTTAAGGTAAACAGAGTAAGATGTAGAAGAAGctcaaatttaaaatcaacGGCAAATAAAATAGTTCTGCATCAATCATTCCATACGAAAAAAGATCCAACTGAAGCTACTCGGAACTGGCAATTGTGTGctaataataatacagtatcataataataataatacagatCATGATTATCTGTATAGAAGAAATCAATACTCTTGTCGCAAGGCGTTATTTCGGTTTTCTGTTCTCTGTCAACTACAATGCCATTTCCACCGCTGCATCCAAGCCTAGAACAGATGGATGGTGAGAATATGAAATGGGTTTGGTTTTCAATTCAAATCCAATGAATCCAGCATCAGTAATAAAGaagaatatatacatacatttatcAATTATGCCTTGGCTTTCAAGAGTTTAGCTTTCAGTTCATCTGCCACTGCGTCGATGAATTCTTCAGTGTTTAGATATGTGTCCCTTGAAAGCCTGCATAATTAGAAGACAACATTATAAACACAATGGGGTAATGTTCTTGATCAAGTCTAACTACAAAGTAATTGAAGATATTTACTAAAGGGCGTGGGGTGATACTCACTTTGACCCATGGATGATAAGTGCAAGATCCTTGGTCATCTTTCCAGACTCCACAGCACCAATGCAAGCTGCTTCAAGCTTCTCGGTGAAATCCAAGAGTCTATCATTGTTGTCCAACTTAGCCCTGTTTGCATAACATTACAATCATTAACTACATTATATATGTAGTGAGCAAAGCACTTTGCAGACAAACTCTATGCACTGGTGTAAAAGCTTGGAAAATCAAAGAATGCTGTACCTGTGAGCAAGTCCTCGTGTCCAAGCAAAGATGGAGGCAATGCTGTTGGTGCTGGTTTCACCACCCTTCTGATGAACTCTGTAGTGGCGTGTGACAGTTCCGTGGGCTGCTTCAGCCTCAATAGTTTTTCCATCAGGGCAAACCTAAACCAAATTCATACACCTCTCAGGCTCAAGGATTAAGATTACCATTAAACTACAGAGACcgaaaattgattgataagttAAATTGATATGTGGGATGCAAACAAAAAGCATCATACAATAGGACAAGCAAAACAGCACATTCACAAAAATGTAGCTACAGTAAAGCATACCAGGACAGATGTCATCAACCCAAGGGATCCAAAACCTGTTACAAGGATAAAGAGAATAGGTATCTCAGAAAGAGACCAGGAGCTGAAAATTGGAAGCGAAATGAACAGGTCCCTCAATAAATACTTCTACTGATGTAGACAAAGGTTTCAACCAACAGTGTCCAcacaaaagattaaaatataCTAAGTCAAAATAATCTACATCATTCACAGACAAACAGTGAAAACATAAAATCATTTTCACTCTACCTTGAGCTAGGAAATCACTCTGCACATCCCCATCGTAGTTCTTGCATGCCCATACATAACCACCATCACTCTTCAATGCATAAGCAACCATATCATCAATGAGACGGTGTTCGTACCTACCTCACAAATGGAACAATTAGTCTCAACAATAGTCAATGCAAGATCCATCTTTCCCAAGAAAGAGAATTCTCACCAAATTCCAGCCTCTTCAAACTTTGATTTCCATTGAGCCTCATAGACTTCTTGGAAGATGTCCTTAAACCTTCatgaaaatgttaaatttagCTAAAAGGAAGAAATAGTATTTGGtaaacaagtaaaacataaAAGAAATCTAATGGAGATGAAAAGTGGATTACCTCCCATCATATTTCTTGAGAATGGTATTCTTTGTACTGAGATACAAGGGCCATTTCTTTTGGTATGCCATATTCATTGAAGCATCAGCAAAAGCATGAATAGACTATAAAGAAGAAAACAGTAATTTGTTAGTCAACAGCAACACAAATTTAACATGTCTGATCCCCCAGAAAACATTCTAATAAAAGCAGAGAAAAACATGAAACATGAGAGAACTACAAACAAACCTCATCTGTGTTGTACATGGAAAGGGCAACTCCTCCAGCCCCAGTGAAGTTGTAAACCTCTAGCTCAGTCTTTTCATCCTTACCTTCTGGCACtagaaacacaaataaatatccATTAGGAGAATACATACAATCAGTAGGAAAAGAACAAGAAAGCAAAGCAGATTCACAACATTACAGATAGATGGAaccaataaatttttaaaagtctaagAAAGGCTTTTACCAAAAACCAGTTTGAGTTTTCCAGCTCCTTGAATAACTGTATCAGTTGCTCGGTACTGATCACCAAATGCATGTCTTCCAATGCATATTGGTTTGTTCCAACCTGATGAATGAAAAAGAATGTAACTGGCACATTTACAGCATTGGCAGGAACAAAAGATTAACTTTCAAGAATCTTAAAAACAGTACTTGGGACAAGGCGGGGAATGTTCTTGCAAAGAATTGGCTCTCTGAATACAGTGCCTGTATGAAAAACCCATAATCCACCATTAACTAGCAGTGAAAAACTTTTTAAGCAACAAATGTCAAACAGGAATACacaatcaccattcaaaatgTTCCTAATTGTCCCATTTGGACTCTTCCACATATGCTTCAGGTCAAACTCCTTCACACGAGCTTCATCTGCAAACAAGAATCACATTGTATCATCAATTCAtcaccaaattaaattttcaaaaaaaaataccaaagaCCAAAAAGTAAAACCAAAGgatttttttaagtaaaatgaAGTGCATATTCCAACGATAAGCAGATATACAAACCTGGAGTTATTGTTGCACACTTAATTGCTACATTATACCtacaattacaaaataattaaacatcaaCAGAAAGAAAATACTGTCATTTAATGTTATATACAATATCATGATTTGCAATCAGACTAAGCATATCTCCAATAAATTACAGGACAGAAAAGGTTCAGACATACTTCAAGGTAGCCTCTGCACTTTCAACTGTAACCTTATCATCTGTGGCATCACGGTGAGGGAGGCCAAGGTCAAAGTACTTTATATCCAACTCCAGAAAAGGCAGAATGAGCTAAAGCATGCAAAAGACAATCCATACATAGATAAgcaactttataattattagaatATGCAATATGCTTATTAAGCAGGAAAACTTGTTACCTTATCCTTGATTGATTGCCAAATCACTCGGGTCATTTCATCCCCTGGTTACAaatattcagaaaaaaaaaaacaaataagaaaagGAGGACGCCTTACTGCTTTACAGTTGTGTTGCACTTAAAATAGTCAAAAGCATTACTGTTTAGCCACTCAAGGTTCATGacttcataaatatatatagacttatatgaaagaaaaaaaaaatcatacaaacTGTTGAAAATTAATACTTCCAACAAAGATCGTCATGAAATCTAAGACCTCCAAGTCAATACTTTAAGAAACTTGtttaagtatttaaaaaataaaaaaaataaaatcagaacGATGAAATATAAACCGATGCTGAAAAGATATTTAGTTGTTTACTTTTCCAGCTATCTCTGACATAATGTCCCACCAGTTCACAGATATTAGATATTATGATTAAAagtacagaaaaaaaaaataatgcaaagcAGGAACAATGATATTCTTCCTACATATTTTTCATCACAACATATATTTCAACGACTTTACatgcttaaaa from Ipomoea triloba cultivar NCNSP0323 chromosome 12, ASM357664v1 encodes the following:
- the LOC115998683 gene encoding glutamate decarboxylase-like isoform X1; protein product: MPRHRRSPSIIRRAYVTMVLSRTAAATDASVHSTFASRYVRTSLPRFQMPQMSIPKEAAYQIINDELMLDGNPRLNLASFVTTWMEPECDRLIMASINKNYVDMDEYPVTTELQNRCVNMIAHIFNAPLSEGEAAVGVGTVGSSEAIMLAGLAFKRKWQNKMKTAGKPTDKPNIVTGSNVQVCWEKFARYFEVELKEVKLRDGYYVMDPEKAVEMVDENTICVAAILGSTLNGEFEDVKHLNDLLVEKNKATGWDTPIHVDAASGGFIAPFIYPDLVWDFRLPLVKSINVSGHKYGLVYAGIGWVIWRSKEDLPEELIFHINYLGADQPTFTLNFSKGSSQVIAQYYQLIRLGYEGYKNVMENCQENAMVLKEALEKTGKFNIISKDMGVPLVAFSLKDNRRHTEFEISDMLRRYGWIVPAYTMPPDAEHVTVLRVVIREDFSRTLAERLVNDIEKVIHELETLPARVGAKFAADGEGAVHKKTEREVTLEITNAWKKFVADRKSKTNGVC
- the LOC115998683 gene encoding glutamate decarboxylase-like isoform X2, producing the protein MVLSRTAAATDASVHSTFASRYVRTSLPRFQMPQMSIPKEAAYQIINDELMLDGNPRLNLASFVTTWMEPECDRLIMASINKNYVDMDEYPVTTELQNRCVNMIAHIFNAPLSEGEAAVGVGTVGSSEAIMLAGLAFKRKWQNKMKTAGKPTDKPNIVTGSNVQVCWEKFARYFEVELKEVKLRDGYYVMDPEKAVEMVDENTICVAAILGSTLNGEFEDVKHLNDLLVEKNKATGWDTPIHVDAASGGFIAPFIYPDLVWDFRLPLVKSINVSGHKYGLVYAGIGWVIWRSKEDLPEELIFHINYLGADQPTFTLNFSKGSSQVIAQYYQLIRLGYEGYKNVMENCQENAMVLKEALEKTGKFNIISKDMGVPLVAFSLKDNRRHTEFEISDMLRRYGWIVPAYTMPPDAEHVTVLRVVIREDFSRTLAERLVNDIEKVIHELETLPARVGAKFAADGEGAVHKKTEREVTLEITNAWKKFVADRKSKTNGVC
- the LOC115999269 gene encoding isocitrate dehydrogenase [NADP], which produces MAFEKIKVANPIVEMDGDEMTRVIWQSIKDKLILPFLELDIKYFDLGLPHRDATDDKVTVESAEATLKYNVAIKCATITPDEARVKEFDLKHMWKSPNGTIRNILNGTVFREPILCKNIPRLVPSWNKPICIGRHAFGDQYRATDTVIQGAGKLKLVFVPEGKDEKTELEVYNFTGAGGVALSMYNTDESIHAFADASMNMAYQKKWPLYLSTKNTILKKYDGRFKDIFQEVYEAQWKSKFEEAGIWYEHRLIDDMVAYALKSDGGYVWACKNYDGDVQSDFLAQGFGSLGLMTSVLVCPDGKTIEAEAAHGTVTRHYRVHQKGGETSTNSIASIFAWTRGLAHRAKLDNNDRLLDFTEKLEAACIGAVESGKMTKDLALIIHGSKLSRDTYLNTEEFIDAVADELKAKLLKAKA